Proteins found in one Nostoc sp. NIES-3756 genomic segment:
- a CDS encoding response regulator transcription factor → MAAHILLVEDEVKLARFVELELSSEGYKVSVAHDGIAGLTLARESDIDLAILDWMLPGLTGLELCRRLRATGNKVPVILLTAKDEVSDRVAGLDAGADDYVVKPFSIEELLARIRAHLRRTQETDDDLLQFEDLSLNRRTREVFRGKRAIELTAKEFDLLEYLLSHPRQVFTRDQILEKVWGYDFMGDSNIIEVYVRYLRLKLEENNEKRLLHTVRGVGYALRE, encoded by the coding sequence ATGGCTGCACATATTCTACTTGTAGAAGATGAAGTTAAACTAGCGCGATTTGTGGAATTGGAACTAAGTAGCGAAGGCTACAAAGTAAGTGTAGCCCATGATGGGATAGCAGGTTTGACCCTAGCGCGGGAATCAGACATAGATTTAGCTATTTTAGATTGGATGTTGCCAGGATTAACAGGTTTAGAACTTTGTCGCCGCTTACGGGCTACGGGAAACAAAGTGCCAGTAATATTGCTGACAGCCAAAGATGAAGTAAGCGATCGCGTGGCAGGATTAGATGCAGGAGCCGATGATTATGTAGTTAAGCCTTTTAGCATCGAAGAACTATTAGCTAGAATCCGCGCCCATCTACGCCGTACTCAAGAAACCGATGATGATTTATTGCAGTTTGAAGACTTAAGTTTAAACCGTCGTACCCGTGAGGTATTTCGCGGTAAACGTGCAATTGAGTTAACAGCAAAAGAGTTTGACTTATTAGAATATCTGCTTTCCCATCCCCGGCAAGTTTTTACTAGAGACCAAATCTTAGAAAAAGTTTGGGGTTACGATTTTATGGGTGATTCTAATATTATTGAGGTTTATGTTCGTTATTTACGGCTCAAGTTGGAAGAAAATAACGAAAAGCGTTTATTACACACAGTGCGTGGTGTAGGTTACGCACTACGGGAATAA
- a CDS encoding sensor histidine kinase yields the protein MNLLTLLKRQLAQVAQVRINPSSLQFRLTVGIIIIFIVAYSGFNIWLDWEIKKFFMITYQEHGISFDDPNLSVLMQNVRTVSILVVAITTTIANLLVKRSLLPLHQMNQWATTYAQELSPYQPRLTGSLSEVKAIAKTWSDLLVRLTDVREQQRQFTNDLAHELRSPLSMVYAYLQRTWQRSHNLSDAQKEALAMAVADAERMNQILQDLLDLARAGSIAMPLQTEQLILNDVIADMAQMSEKFAGRSILLELASFPIKAQADRTQLMQILNHLIDNAVKHSDIDETITLQLTQADAWAVIQVIDRGCGIPLAEQSRIFEPFYRVDTSRTRTTGGTGLGLSIVKRLVERMGGQVGVRSEPGYGSTFIFKLPAIGT from the coding sequence ATGAACTTATTAACCCTGTTGAAGAGGCAACTAGCTCAAGTCGCTCAAGTAAGAATTAACCCCTCTTCACTACAGTTTCGTTTGACAGTGGGAATCATTATTATTTTTATTGTTGCATATAGCGGTTTTAATATTTGGCTAGATTGGGAAATTAAAAAATTTTTTATGATTACTTATCAGGAGCATGGTATCTCTTTCGATGATCCCAACCTGTCAGTACTGATGCAAAATGTGAGAACTGTGAGCATTTTGGTAGTGGCTATAACTACAACGATCGCAAATTTGTTAGTTAAGCGATCGCTACTACCCTTACACCAGATGAATCAATGGGCTACAACCTACGCTCAAGAACTCAGCCCCTATCAACCAAGGTTAACTGGTTCACTTAGTGAAGTCAAAGCGATCGCCAAAACTTGGAGTGATTTACTAGTCAGGCTAACGGATGTTAGAGAACAGCAGCGACAATTTACCAACGACTTAGCCCACGAGTTACGCTCACCTCTGAGTATGGTTTATGCTTATCTGCAAAGAACTTGGCAACGTAGTCATAACTTAAGCGATGCCCAAAAAGAAGCTTTAGCAATGGCGGTTGCGGATGCAGAACGCATGAATCAGATATTACAAGATTTACTCGATTTAGCACGAGCTGGTAGTATTGCCATGCCCTTGCAAACTGAACAACTGATTCTCAATGATGTGATTGCAGATATGGCACAGATGAGCGAAAAATTTGCAGGACGATCAATTTTGCTGGAACTTGCTTCCTTTCCTATCAAAGCTCAAGCTGATCGCACCCAGTTAATGCAGATATTAAATCATTTAATTGACAATGCCGTCAAACACTCAGATATCGATGAGACAATTACTTTACAGCTAACCCAAGCTGATGCTTGGGCAGTTATTCAAGTTATCGATCGCGGCTGTGGTATTCCTTTGGCGGAACAGTCGCGCATTTTTGAACCATTTTACCGAGTAGATACATCTCGCACCCGTACTACTGGGGGAACAGGCTTAGGTTTATCCATTGTCAAACGCCTAGTGGAACGCATGGGGGGACAGGTAGGAGTTCGCTCAGAACCGGGTTATGGCAGTACTTTTATTTTTAAGTTACCAGCAATAGGAACATAA
- a CDS encoding 4Fe-4S binding protein produces the protein MAYQITSQCISCKLCQPICPTGAIKIEEDGRHWIDQKLCTNCADTVYTVPQCQAGCPTCNGCVKVPSDYWEGWFEKYNRVIAKLTKKQDYWDRWFNCYS, from the coding sequence ATGGCTTATCAAATTACCAGCCAATGTATTTCCTGCAAGCTTTGTCAGCCCATATGTCCCACTGGTGCTATTAAAATTGAAGAGGACGGTCGCCACTGGATTGACCAAAAACTTTGTACAAACTGCGCTGATACAGTATACACCGTACCACAATGCCAAGCTGGTTGTCCTACCTGTAATGGTTGCGTTAAAGTACCTAGCGATTATTGGGAAGGCTGGTTTGAGAAATATAACCGAGTTATAGCGAAATTGACTAAAAAACAAGACTATTGGGATCGTTGGTTTAATTGTTATTCATAG
- a CDS encoding DMT family transporter, whose translation MTTFKKRHRLVPRISGQTYLWLAILIFGASSAVTRKLTEIGAQHFVGGRNPISLCNVLFVGNLCALILMSLIYRKQWNKAILQRLSKQDWISLTAVAILSGALAPGLIFQALALTKVNNVILIGRIEPPLTLVLSVWLLKERISIWDFMGAIAAFIGVTLTIVLQPLQKSMVSMGGLHLGLGELLVALGSVAVAISTIISKKYFSQIPLGVSSIFRTGLGTIIFFFTALILYGRDHFADIFSPFLWKWMFLYGGLIVVIGQSFWNKGLQNSTVSKASLIGSFTPIVGIIAAYLILGEVPTMAQYIGASLIVAGIFLSRIEKASQKFHKKVALSEITSAQAEKEVEMGMGFKGI comes from the coding sequence GTGACTACATTCAAAAAACGACATCGCTTGGTTCCACGAATTTCTGGACAAACATATCTCTGGTTAGCAATTCTCATTTTCGGAGCATCTAGTGCAGTTACCCGCAAGCTTACAGAGATTGGCGCTCAACATTTTGTAGGTGGACGTAATCCGATTTCGTTGTGCAATGTTCTATTCGTTGGTAATTTATGTGCTTTGATACTGATGAGCCTGATTTATAGAAAACAGTGGAACAAAGCTATTTTGCAGCGATTGTCAAAACAGGATTGGATTAGTCTTACAGCAGTAGCTATCTTATCGGGTGCGTTGGCTCCTGGCTTAATTTTTCAAGCATTGGCACTGACAAAAGTAAATAATGTAATTTTGATTGGACGCATAGAACCGCCTCTGACTCTAGTTTTATCGGTGTGGTTACTCAAAGAACGGATAAGTATTTGGGACTTTATGGGTGCGATCGCTGCTTTTATTGGTGTTACTCTGACTATTGTGCTTCAGCCTCTACAGAAAAGCATGGTGAGTATGGGAGGTTTACACTTGGGTTTAGGCGAACTTTTGGTAGCACTTGGCTCTGTAGCCGTAGCTATTTCTACAATTATTAGTAAAAAGTACTTCTCCCAAATACCATTAGGAGTGTCTAGTATTTTTCGTACTGGATTAGGAACGATCATATTTTTCTTCACTGCTTTAATACTCTATGGCAGAGATCATTTTGCTGATATATTCTCACCATTTTTGTGGAAATGGATGTTTCTCTATGGAGGGTTAATTGTAGTAATAGGTCAGTCTTTTTGGAATAAAGGGTTGCAAAATTCTACCGTATCTAAAGCTTCATTAATAGGTTCTTTTACTCCCATCGTTGGCATTATTGCAGCTTATTTGATTCTAGGTGAAGTGCCTACTATGGCTCAATATATAGGCGCTAGCTTGATAGTAGCAGGTATATTCCTCAGCCGAATTGAAAAAGCATCCCAAAAATTTCATAAAAAAGTTGCACTTTCGGAAATTACTTCCGCTCAAGCAGAAAAAGAGGTAGAAATGGGTATGGGATTTAAGGGAATTTAA
- the cas6 gene encoding CRISPR-associated endoribonuclease Cas6: MPRRSQKKLTNPSPQLTWSSDTELVGLEFELVPEKDCSLFPQYTIGLHAWFLEQVRSHDPKLSAYLHDGESEKPFTISALNGEIISSGRQIQLFANTSYRWYVTALSSRVQQWIAQWLENLPKVVDLKNAPLQIHSVSITHAPTTYAQLLESEPSETIALKFLSPTSFRRKGHHFPLPVPVNVFHSYLRRWNDFSGMSVDQDAFLAWVDDHVFITRCQINTTKVLAGKKGAVTGFTGAIEFNLAREAAKQPEFRQLFHALGKLAPYCGTGHKTTFGLGQTRLGWSSQTMQDLPDVQTVLAKRIEDLTDTFKAQRKRTGGERADEIAAKWATILARREMGESLQVVAEDLEMPYETVKTYVKLARRALKNEE; encoded by the coding sequence ATGCCTCGACGTTCTCAAAAAAAGCTAACTAACCCTTCACCTCAGCTTACATGGTCATCAGATACAGAGTTAGTCGGGCTGGAATTTGAGTTAGTCCCTGAAAAAGATTGTAGTCTTTTCCCTCAGTACACTATTGGACTCCACGCTTGGTTTCTTGAGCAAGTACGTTCCCACGACCCAAAGCTTTCAGCTTACCTCCATGATGGTGAGTCAGAGAAACCTTTTACTATTTCAGCTTTAAATGGGGAGATTATCAGTAGTGGCAGACAAATACAATTATTTGCCAATACCTCCTATCGTTGGTATGTCACAGCTTTATCTAGTCGAGTACAACAATGGATAGCGCAATGGCTAGAAAATTTGCCTAAGGTGGTTGATTTAAAGAATGCACCTTTACAAATTCACTCTGTCAGTATTACCCATGCTCCCACAACTTACGCCCAACTGTTAGAATCTGAACCCAGTGAGACTATTGCTTTAAAATTTCTCAGTCCTACCAGCTTTCGCCGTAAAGGTCATCACTTTCCCTTACCAGTACCAGTAAATGTGTTCCATAGCTATCTGCGTCGCTGGAATGATTTTTCAGGGATGTCTGTTGACCAAGATGCTTTTTTGGCTTGGGTAGATGATCATGTCTTCATTACCCGTTGCCAAATAAACACTACCAAAGTACTGGCGGGAAAAAAAGGTGCAGTCACAGGATTCACTGGTGCAATTGAGTTCAATTTAGCTAGGGAAGCAGCCAAACAGCCAGAATTTCGTCAGTTATTTCATGCTTTAGGGAAACTTGCACCTTACTGTGGTACTGGTCACAAAACTACTTTTGGTTTGGGACAAACACGTTTGGGTTGGTCATCTCAAACTATGCAAGATTTACCTGATGTACAAACAGTATTAGCAAAACGCATTGAAGATTTAACAGATACTTTTAAGGCACAACGCAAACGTACAGGGGGAGAACGGGCGGATGAAATAGCCGCAAAATGGGCAACAATCTTGGCAAGGCGAGAAATGGGTGAGTCGTTGCAAGTGGTAGCTGAAGATTTAGAGATGCCTTATGAAACAGTGAAAACTTATGTGAAGTTGGCACGACGCGCTTTGAAGAATGAAGAGTAG
- a CDS encoding NADPH-dependent FMN reductase produces the protein MPNSSLFIPVILGTTRKGRQSEHVVKFIVEQVATRDNLETELIDIRQIAIATDDAGKALKNPQFSDTVERADGLIIVAPEYNHGYPSLLNYCKLNFSLSYLAFESSNTWI, from the coding sequence TTGCCAAATTCATCTTTATTTATTCCAGTTATTCTCGGCACCACCCGTAAAGGACGGCAAAGTGAACATGTGGTAAAATTTATTGTTGAGCAAGTTGCCACACGGGATAATCTAGAAACAGAACTCATTGATATTAGACAAATAGCGATCGCCACAGATGATGCAGGCAAAGCACTCAAAAACCCTCAGTTTTCTGATACTGTTGAGCGAGCAGATGGATTGATTATTGTTGCACCAGAGTATAACCACGGTTATCCAAGTTTATTGAACTACTGCAAATTAAATTTTTCATTGTCATACCTCGCTTTTGAGTCAAGCAATACCTGGATTTGA
- a CDS encoding DoxX family membrane protein → MNYLLNLRTAVTVNRITIGLFFFVSGIANYLNFSVNNGFYQTVTTLKLQIIGPGIPPGWEGVGPLPLLLAVPYAWLLPLAEIVLGALFALNYWVRWTGLLLILMTFSIILAFGIIPAGSLFPNGAESFNKNILFMTLIWMCIAYDAYEQKMSRRRTQAMADYAVTAAGEDM, encoded by the coding sequence ATGAATTACTTACTCAACCTCCGCACAGCCGTTACGGTAAATCGTATTACCATCGGCTTGTTCTTTTTCGTTTCTGGTATCGCCAACTACTTAAATTTCAGCGTCAATAACGGTTTTTATCAAACAGTTACAACTCTCAAATTGCAAATCATTGGCCCAGGAATCCCACCCGGATGGGAAGGTGTGGGGCCACTACCTTTGTTACTTGCAGTTCCCTATGCTTGGTTATTACCTTTAGCAGAAATCGTCTTGGGTGCGTTATTTGCTCTCAACTATTGGGTGCGCTGGACAGGGTTATTATTGATTCTTATGACATTTAGCATCATTTTGGCATTTGGGATTATCCCCGCAGGTAGTCTATTTCCCAATGGCGCAGAAAGCTTCAACAAAAATATTCTTTTTATGACTTTAATTTGGATGTGCATTGCTTACGACGCTTACGAACAGAAAATGAGTCGTCGTCGTACCCAAGCAATGGCTGATTATGCTGTGACTGCGGCTGGGGAAGATATGTAA
- a CDS encoding NAD(P)/FAD-dependent oxidoreductase, which produces MQPASYPTVILGGGFAGLFTALYLSQQNYFHPIILIEQRDRFSFKPLLYELLSGELHSEQVYPRYKELLAGSRVSFVQDTVQSIDLHQRRVNTASGEFDYSNLVLALGSKTTYFNTPGAAEYAMPFTSGQQAIALRKHLHHRLYQAIQTPNPEHRRLLLTVAIIGAGPAGIELACTLADLLPIWYDELGGDGSEIRIVLVNRSREILKGDVNSNLRCTVQRAMKNRVVPVDFLFDAAVTKITSDGVEYQQNEKTQMLQAGTIAWTAGTAPNPLLMELPVTQKRGRLLVKPTLQLPDFLEVFAAGDCAIDSDNPQPPTAQVAYQQGIAIAQNLKRLRETKPTIPVQIQMRGTLMKLGLNEGVANLFNKLQIKGQPGHLMRQGAYLQLLPNSAHNFKVTTEWLTDELFQRHRAATPMQLGQTPWLSGVATAAAALILATPLVWRAAQPMQFQQNLIWTGVPTLLDHLAPPSR; this is translated from the coding sequence ATGCAGCCAGCATCTTATCCTACAGTCATCTTGGGTGGTGGCTTTGCTGGGTTATTTACAGCTTTGTACTTAAGCCAGCAAAATTACTTTCATCCAATTATTTTAATTGAACAGCGCGATCGCTTCAGTTTCAAACCGTTATTATATGAATTACTAAGCGGTGAACTGCACAGCGAACAAGTATATCCTCGTTACAAAGAACTCTTGGCTGGTAGCAGGGTCAGTTTTGTGCAGGATACAGTACAATCAATTGATTTACATCAACGCAGAGTTAACACAGCCTCTGGTGAATTCGACTACAGCAATTTAGTATTAGCACTGGGTAGCAAAACTACTTACTTTAATACTCCTGGCGCAGCAGAATATGCAATGCCATTTACATCTGGACAACAGGCGATCGCACTGCGAAAACATCTGCATCATAGATTATATCAAGCTATCCAAACACCAAACCCGGAACACCGTCGCCTACTGCTCACCGTCGCCATCATTGGTGCAGGCCCGGCTGGTATTGAGTTGGCTTGTACATTAGCCGATTTACTTCCCATTTGGTATGACGAGTTGGGTGGTGATGGTAGTGAAATTCGCATTGTTTTAGTCAACCGTAGTCGAGAAATTCTCAAAGGTGATGTGAATAGCAATCTGCGCTGCACTGTCCAGCGTGCGATGAAAAATCGTGTTGTTCCTGTAGATTTTCTTTTTGATGCGGCTGTCACAAAGATTACATCTGATGGTGTAGAGTATCAGCAAAATGAAAAAACGCAGATGTTACAGGCGGGAACGATCGCTTGGACTGCGGGAACTGCACCTAATCCTTTATTGATGGAGTTACCAGTTACCCAAAAGCGAGGGCGGTTACTGGTGAAACCAACATTGCAACTACCTGATTTTCTTGAAGTTTTTGCGGCGGGAGACTGTGCCATTGATAGCGATAATCCCCAACCACCCACAGCCCAAGTTGCCTATCAACAAGGAATTGCGATCGCCCAAAATCTCAAACGGTTGAGGGAAACTAAACCAACCATTCCCGTACAAATCCAAATGCGCGGCACGTTGATGAAATTAGGACTCAACGAAGGCGTTGCTAACCTTTTCAACAAATTACAAATCAAAGGACAACCCGGACACCTGATGCGGCAAGGAGCATACTTACAACTATTGCCTAACTCTGCTCACAACTTCAAAGTCACAACTGAGTGGTTAACAGACGAATTATTCCAACGTCACCGCGCCGCTACACCTATGCAGTTGGGACAAACACCTTGGTTATCTGGAGTTGCCACAGCCGCAGCTGCATTAATTCTCGCCACTCCTCTAGTTTGGCGAGCTGCCCAACCAATGCAATTTCAGCAAAATTTGATCTGGACGGGTGTTCCTACATTACTAGATCACCTTGCACCTCCCTCTCGATAA
- a CDS encoding effector-associated domain EAD1-containing protein has product MQLSGGELKKMVNAIISAYPIKEDLAMMVQFELEENLDAIAGGGNQTQLVFNLVTKWAIPRGKIYRLIIAAYETNPNNTELKEFYESVVLKKRFIVHSSVKSQDFGPDINWQGETDEIQLQSWLKPEPDYWDVGFLKRAIEQSASVCRIEIPSHKIMGTGVLITTNKLLTNYHVLRSSDNDDLETNALNAILNFGCVTSDDGLESQGKTFQLDRQKPILKFSVTEELDYVLLQVEAKITQSTDIKPARWDSRILPLEKTGINVLQHPEGDSMKLSVSQDGITGVYQNRGLVQYVNKTAVGSSGSPCFDKNWYFVALHHAQRAKTFGSIREGILFAYIYQEIKDLLN; this is encoded by the coding sequence ATGCAGCTATCTGGTGGCGAATTAAAAAAAATGGTTAATGCCATTATTAGTGCTTATCCCATAAAAGAGGATTTAGCAATGATGGTGCAGTTTGAATTAGAAGAAAATTTAGATGCGATCGCGGGAGGCGGCAATCAGACACAGTTAGTGTTTAATCTAGTTACAAAATGGGCAATTCCTAGAGGCAAAATCTATCGTCTAATTATAGCAGCCTATGAAACTAATCCTAATAATACTGAACTCAAAGAATTTTATGAGTCTGTGGTTCTCAAGAAACGTTTTATTGTGCATTCTTCTGTCAAAAGCCAAGATTTTGGGCCAGATATTAATTGGCAGGGGGAAACAGATGAAATTCAACTTCAAAGTTGGTTAAAGCCTGAACCTGATTATTGGGATGTAGGTTTTTTAAAACGGGCAATTGAACAATCAGCTTCAGTTTGTCGTATTGAGATTCCTTCTCATAAGATTATGGGAACTGGTGTTCTAATTACAACGAATAAATTATTAACCAACTATCATGTATTAAGAAGTAGTGATAACGATGACCTCGAAACTAATGCTTTAAATGCTATCTTAAATTTTGGCTGCGTAACTTCTGATGATGGTTTAGAAAGTCAAGGTAAAACTTTTCAATTAGATAGGCAAAAGCCAATTTTAAAATTTAGTGTAACTGAAGAATTAGATTATGTTTTATTACAAGTAGAAGCGAAAATAACTCAATCAACTGACATTAAACCTGCTCGCTGGGATAGTAGAATATTACCTCTAGAAAAAACTGGAATTAATGTTTTACAACATCCTGAAGGGGACTCAATGAAATTATCAGTCAGTCAAGATGGTATTACAGGAGTTTACCAAAATAGAGGTTTGGTTCAATATGTGAATAAAACTGCTGTAGGTTCGAGTGGTTCACCTTGTTTTGATAAAAATTGGTATTTTGTAGCGTTACATCATGCCCAAAGAGCGAAAACTTTCGGCTCAATTAGAGAGGGTATTTTATTTGCTTATATTTATCAAGAAATTAAAGATTTATTGAATTAA
- a CDS encoding tetratricopeptide repeat protein, with protein MKKLSGKHCEKLVNFMIQAYSDISDLEQIVRFQLDESLDEIAKGQTNREIIFKLITWAESRGNLKKLLEAVYQDRPNLQDNIKELLEIYFRENNKPFIRYEISPYHSDDEISETLSNSEHTDIFDNSPFDLKSQNIWTFTARQTEFQHLERLLIKSTGQQRCSVVGISGIGGVGKTALACYFAERNYQQHFPDGVICLRVDDKSLMDIALEFASYYPIKIDDRDKNRGASHIMQRVFKNKKALLIFDNAEDSEIKALFPKFFQDKYSVIVTTRDQLLISSLSIPFKGRFELRPFSPPDSWKLLENLVGEQRLQDEQQAVERIIELVGNLPLALNIIGNLLIIEDSITEYEAFLRQEKQRLLDAQVNEKEINVRASLELSLNLLKKRNQESTINFFACLSVCPKDGFSLYAAKVVSGLPEENTLTHLRNLRQLSLIEGSKNKQTRYSFHPLIHVFAQDLLIKTPQLEQQAKKRHAHYYLNFTKRNNLKNQKIESILKTELNNIILVAKWLQEEENADYDFASHMIRFFQIHNYWKEAVEFISIFLSLAHQYSHKEHIIKLCTQKATYLWKLGERSKAREVIDSIKNICNEINQNDINSYKQKSAWLNTRAVILQKQGYLDEAIENLKSSIEIKKELSDQLGLSISLNTLAGLYRKKSDLDKALRAYQDTLEIKKEIIDEKGKIMTLTSISHIYIEKKQFDKAIEVLEECANFERKIKNLSGLAMVLNNLGIIYRKQEKFDKAIEVFGESAKLKQQLGDVTGLSKTYHQLGITLREKKDLTAALRYFELSIKVDKGQKLSIVYTEIAKTFLKQGKITEAAIKFRESFEIEEKLKFVSGLETVLPDLVETLIKLGQKQEAINYCKRALTIDSQNRDFIQIQKQLLKS; from the coding sequence ATGAAGAAATTATCTGGTAAGCATTGTGAAAAATTAGTAAATTTTATGATCCAAGCTTATTCGGATATAAGTGATTTGGAGCAAATAGTTAGATTTCAATTAGATGAATCTTTGGATGAAATAGCTAAAGGTCAAACAAATAGAGAAATTATTTTTAAATTGATTACTTGGGCAGAATCTAGAGGAAATTTAAAAAAATTGTTAGAAGCAGTTTATCAAGACCGTCCTAATTTGCAAGACAACATTAAAGAACTGTTAGAAATTTATTTTAGAGAAAACAATAAGCCATTTATTAGATATGAAATAAGTCCATATCATTCAGACGATGAAATATCAGAAACTCTTTCTAACTCCGAACATACAGATATTTTTGATAACAGTCCTTTCGATTTAAAATCACAGAATATATGGACGTTTACAGCTAGACAGACAGAGTTTCAACATTTAGAAAGATTACTTATTAAAAGTACAGGTCAGCAAAGATGTAGCGTTGTAGGGATATCTGGTATAGGTGGTGTAGGTAAAACCGCACTTGCTTGTTATTTTGCAGAAAGAAATTATCAACAACATTTTCCTGATGGTGTTATTTGCTTACGAGTAGATGATAAAAGCTTAATGGATATTGCTCTGGAGTTTGCGAGTTACTATCCAATAAAAATTGACGATAGAGACAAAAACAGAGGCGCATCCCATATTATGCAAAGGGTCTTTAAAAATAAAAAAGCATTATTAATCTTTGATAATGCTGAAGACTCAGAAATTAAAGCCCTATTTCCTAAGTTTTTTCAAGATAAATACTCGGTAATTGTGACAACAAGAGATCAACTTTTAATATCTTCTTTAAGTATCCCGTTTAAAGGTAGGTTTGAGCTTCGTCCATTTTCTCCTCCAGATTCTTGGAAGTTGCTTGAAAATCTTGTAGGAGAGCAACGTCTTCAAGATGAACAACAAGCCGTTGAAAGAATTATTGAACTTGTAGGTAATTTACCATTAGCATTAAATATTATTGGTAATCTATTGATAATAGAGGATAGTATTACCGAATACGAAGCTTTTTTGCGTCAAGAAAAACAACGATTATTAGATGCGCAAGTTAATGAAAAAGAGATTAATGTGAGAGCTTCACTTGAGCTTAGTTTAAATTTGCTTAAGAAAAGAAATCAAGAAAGCACCATTAATTTTTTCGCTTGTTTAAGTGTTTGTCCTAAAGATGGATTTTCTCTTTATGCAGCTAAAGTAGTAAGTGGCTTACCTGAGGAAAATACTCTTACTCATTTAAGAAATTTACGTCAGTTATCGCTAATTGAGGGTTCTAAAAATAAACAGACAAGATATAGCTTTCATCCTTTAATTCATGTTTTTGCTCAAGATTTATTAATTAAAACTCCTCAATTAGAACAACAAGCAAAAAAAAGACATGCACATTATTATCTTAATTTTACCAAACGGAACAACTTAAAAAATCAAAAAATTGAAAGCATTCTTAAAACAGAATTAAATAATATTATTTTAGTTGCTAAATGGTTACAGGAAGAAGAAAATGCTGATTATGATTTTGCTTCTCACATGATTCGTTTTTTTCAAATTCATAATTATTGGAAAGAAGCTGTTGAATTTATATCTATTTTTCTATCATTAGCACATCAATATTCACATAAAGAACATATCATAAAACTATGTACTCAAAAAGCAACATATTTATGGAAACTTGGTGAGCGATCAAAAGCTCGTGAAGTGATTGATTCTATTAAGAATATTTGTAACGAAATTAATCAAAATGATATTAATTCCTATAAACAGAAATCAGCTTGGTTAAATACCAGAGCAGTAATATTACAAAAACAAGGATATTTAGATGAAGCAATTGAGAATTTGAAGTCTAGTATTGAAATCAAGAAAGAGTTATCAGATCAACTAGGTTTGTCAATCTCACTTAATACTTTAGCAGGACTCTATAGAAAAAAAAGTGATCTAGATAAAGCTTTGAGAGCATATCAAGATACTCTAGAAATTAAGAAGGAAATAATTGATGAAAAAGGAAAAATCATGACCTTGACTAGTATTAGTCATATATATATAGAAAAAAAACAATTTGATAAAGCTATAGAAGTTCTTGAAGAGTGTGCTAATTTTGAAAGAAAAATCAAGAATTTATCTGGTCTCGCAATGGTACTTAACAATTTAGGAATAATATATCGTAAACAGGAAAAATTTGATAAAGCTATAGAAGTTTTTGGAGAAAGTGCTAAACTAAAACAGCAATTGGGAGATGTAACGGGCTTATCAAAAACTTATCATCAATTAGGTATTACTTTACGGGAAAAGAAAGACTTAACAGCAGCTTTACGCTATTTTGAACTCAGTATTAAAGTGGATAAAGGTCAAAAATTATCAATAGTTTATACTGAGATTGCTAAAACATTTTTAAAACAAGGAAAAATAACAGAGGCTGCTATTAAATTTCGTGAAAGTTTTGAAATTGAAGAAAAACTAAAATTCGTTTCTGGCTTAGAAACAGTTTTACCAGATTTAGTTGAAACACTTATTAAGTTGGGACAAAAACAAGAAGCTATTAATTATTGTAAACGTGCGCTTACTATAGATAGTCAAAATAGGGATTTTATACAAATACAAAAGCAACTCTTAAAAAGCTAA